One region of Primulina tabacum isolate GXHZ01 chromosome 1, ASM2559414v2, whole genome shotgun sequence genomic DNA includes:
- the LOC142549905 gene encoding KH domain-containing protein At2g38610-like isoform X2: MSSLYHQNLNFSPARRIPSPLLRTNSDVDNQYLTELLAERQKLGPFMQVVPICSRLLDQEILKVSGRFSNQGFSDYDNLQRGSPSQGTSLDLMPGIGGKGIGSWNGNGWSGIQNERLSRPQDMTIDWQSAPGSPSSFTVKRVLRLDIPVERYPNFNFVGRLLGPRGNSLKRVEASTGCRVFIRGKGSIKDPDKEESLRGRPGYEHLNDPLHILIEAELPANIADMRLKQAKEIIEELLKPVDESQDMYKRQQLRELAMLNNIREESPQPTGSVSPFNSGGLKRPKTGW; this comes from the exons ATGTCCAGTTTGTACCACCAAAACTTGAACTTTTCACCTGCTAGAAGAATCCCTTCTCCGCTTCTAAGGACCAATTCTGATGTTGACAA CCAATACTTGACAGAGCTGCTTGCAGAAAGGCAGAAGCTTGGACCTTTTATGCAAGTAGTTCCTATATGTAGTCGACTCCTGGATCAAG aaattttaaaagtatCTGGAAGATTCTCCAACCAAGGGTTCAGTGACTATGACAATCTACAGCGTGGTAGCCCGAGTCAGGGAACCTCTTTGGATTTGATGCCGGGTATTGGAGGAAAAGGTATTGGTAGCTGGAATGGAAATGGCTGGAGCGGCATTCAGAATGAG AGATTAAGTAGACCACAGGATATGACCATAGACTGGCAATCAGCGCCCGGAAGTCCGAGTTCTTTCACCGTGAAGAGGGTATTACGCTTAGACATACCAGTCGAAAGATATCCAAAT TTCAACTTTGTTGGAAGACTTTTAGGTCCTCGAGGCAATTCTCTTAAGCGTGTAGAAGCTTCTACTGGTTGCCGCGTCTTTATCAGGGGAAAAGGTTCGATAAAGGATCCTGACAAG GAGGAGAGCCTGAGAGGTAGGCCGGGATATGAACACTTGAATGATccattacatattttaattgaggcAGAATTGCCTGCCAATATTGCTGATATGCGGTTGAAACAAGCAAAAGAGATTATTGAAGAGCTGCTCAAACCAGTG GACGAGTCTCAGGATATGTACAAGAGACAACAGCTTAGAGAACTTGCCATGCTGAACAACATCAGAGAAGAGAGCCCCCAACCAACGGGGAGTGTATCTCCCTTCAATTCTGGTGGACTGAAGCGTCCCAAAACTGGCTGGTAA
- the LOC142549905 gene encoding KH domain-containing protein At2g38610-like isoform X1, with translation MSSLYHQNLNFSPARRIPSPLLRTNSDVDNQYLTELLAERQKLGPFMQVVPICSRLLDQEILKVSGRFSNQGFSDYDNLQRGSPSQGTSLDLMPGIGGKGIGSWNGNGWSGIQNEQRLSRPQDMTIDWQSAPGSPSSFTVKRVLRLDIPVERYPNFNFVGRLLGPRGNSLKRVEASTGCRVFIRGKGSIKDPDKEESLRGRPGYEHLNDPLHILIEAELPANIADMRLKQAKEIIEELLKPVDESQDMYKRQQLRELAMLNNIREESPQPTGSVSPFNSGGLKRPKTGW, from the exons ATGTCCAGTTTGTACCACCAAAACTTGAACTTTTCACCTGCTAGAAGAATCCCTTCTCCGCTTCTAAGGACCAATTCTGATGTTGACAA CCAATACTTGACAGAGCTGCTTGCAGAAAGGCAGAAGCTTGGACCTTTTATGCAAGTAGTTCCTATATGTAGTCGACTCCTGGATCAAG aaattttaaaagtatCTGGAAGATTCTCCAACCAAGGGTTCAGTGACTATGACAATCTACAGCGTGGTAGCCCGAGTCAGGGAACCTCTTTGGATTTGATGCCGGGTATTGGAGGAAAAGGTATTGGTAGCTGGAATGGAAATGGCTGGAGCGGCATTCAGAATGAG CAGAGATTAAGTAGACCACAGGATATGACCATAGACTGGCAATCAGCGCCCGGAAGTCCGAGTTCTTTCACCGTGAAGAGGGTATTACGCTTAGACATACCAGTCGAAAGATATCCAAAT TTCAACTTTGTTGGAAGACTTTTAGGTCCTCGAGGCAATTCTCTTAAGCGTGTAGAAGCTTCTACTGGTTGCCGCGTCTTTATCAGGGGAAAAGGTTCGATAAAGGATCCTGACAAG GAGGAGAGCCTGAGAGGTAGGCCGGGATATGAACACTTGAATGATccattacatattttaattgaggcAGAATTGCCTGCCAATATTGCTGATATGCGGTTGAAACAAGCAAAAGAGATTATTGAAGAGCTGCTCAAACCAGTG GACGAGTCTCAGGATATGTACAAGAGACAACAGCTTAGAGAACTTGCCATGCTGAACAACATCAGAGAAGAGAGCCCCCAACCAACGGGGAGTGTATCTCCCTTCAATTCTGGTGGACTGAAGCGTCCCAAAACTGGCTGGTAA
- the LOC142549916 gene encoding large ribosomal subunit protein uL16, with protein sequence MGRRPARCYRQIKNKPYPKSRYCRGVPDPKIRIYDVGMKKKGVDEFPFCVHLVSWEKENVSSEALEAARIACNKYMTKFAGKDAFHLRVRVHPFHVLRINKMLSCAGADRLQTGMRGAFGKPQGVCARVAIGQVLLSVRCKDGNSHHAQEALRRAKFKFPGRQKIIVSRKWGFTKFSRTDYIKWKSENKILPDGVNAKLLGCHGRLANRKPGRAFLSEDLIE encoded by the exons ATGGGACGAA ggCCTGCAAGGTGCTACCGCCAAATCAAGAACAAGCCATATCCAAAATCACGGTACTGCCGTGGTGTACCAGATCCCAAGATCAGGATCTATGATGTGGGCATGAAGAAAAAGGGAGTGGATGAATTCCCATTCTGTGTGCACTTGGTTAGCTGGGAGAAGGAGAACGTGTCAAGTGAGGCACTTGAGGCTGCTCGCATTGCATGCAACAAGTACATGACCAAGTTTGCAGGAAAAGATGCTTTCCATTTGAGAGTCAGGGTGCATCCATTCCATGTTTTGCGCATCAACAAAATGTTATCATGTGCTGGAGCTGATAGGCTTCAAACTGGCATGAGGGGTGCTTTTGGAAAGCCTCAGGGTGTATGTGCTCGTGTGGCTATTGGTCAAGTCCTTTTATCTGTCCGTTGCAAAGATGGTAACAGCCACCATGCGCAGGAGGCATTGCGTCGTGCTAAGTTCAAGTTTCCTGGCCGTCAAAAGATTATTGTCAGCAGGAAGTG GGGGTTTACTAAATTCAGTCGCACTGATTATATCAAGTGGAAATCAGAGAATAAGATTTTACCTGATGGTGTCAATGCAAAA CTTCTGGGATGTCATGGGCGATTGGCAAACCGTAAACCAGGAAGAGCTTTCTTATCTGAGGATTTAATTGAGTGA
- the LOC142549923 gene encoding putative LRR receptor-like serine/threonine-protein kinase At1g06840, which yields MANLGMSQLTSAMIGLSVALCLSLFLIAHSQITDPKEVNALRSIKNSLIDHGKLDGWKRGDPCTSNWSGINCYDTKLEDGYFHVKELFLLNLNLSGSLAPELGLLSNLTILDLMWNNLTGSIPKEIGNISTLQLLLLNGNQLTGSLPYELGNLSNLDRIQIDQNQISGEIPLSFANLSKARHFHMNNNLLSGQIPPDLYRLPILIHLLLDNNNLSGYLPPQLSETPRLKIIQLDNNNFEGSTIPATYGNMSRLLKLSLRNCSLQGPIPDWSNLPDIAYIDLSWNQLNGSIPPGALSENITTIDLSNNKLNGTIPASFSRLPLLQKLSLANNSLSGSVPSTIWQNRILNETERLLLDFAFNEFSNISGTLFVPQNVSIGLQGNPACSSSNLSQFCGGHDVDFSNTSGFGNVKICDPQSCPPPYEYAPVSLTNSCFCAGPLYVGYRLKSPGFSDFLPYAKAFEVYLSSGLGLNIYQLDFDSLAWQKGPRLRMYLKIFPLNINNSVRLFNRTEILRIRGLFGGWMIPDNEVFGPFELLNFTLSDLYPDEFPSSSSGTSKGALVGIILGTIAGTITLTALVALLLVRRYLKRMQTSSKRRLLARISKKIDGVKDFTYAEMALATNNFNSSSQVGEGGYGKVYRGVLADETVVAIKRAQEGSLQGEKEFLTEIDLLSRLHHRNLVSLVGYCDEEGEQMLVYEFMSSGTLRDHLSGKSKVPLNFATRVRVALASARGILYLHAEANPPIFHRDIKSSNILLDSKLIAKVADFGLSRLAPLPELEGAMPDHVSTVVKGTPGYLDPEYFLTQKLTDKSDVYSLGVVFFELLTGMHPIFHGKNIVREVNVAYSSGVIFSVIDERMGSYPSECVEKFVNLALNCCRDDPDARPSMAKVVRELENIWYMMPESDTKITETLVTDPGKFETPASSASSSKVPFFSQDVSGNELVSGVFPTVIPR from the exons ATGGCGAATCTTGGGATGTCCCAGTTGACTTCTGCAATGATTGGATTGAGTGTAGCTTTGTGTTTGTCTTTGTTTCTTATTGCTCACAGCCAAATAACGGATCCAAAAGAAG TGAATGCATTGCGATCCATCAAGAATAGTTTGATTGATCATGGAAAACTCGATGGCTGGAAACGCGGGGATCCATGTACTTCTAATTGGAGTGGGATCAACTGCTATGATACGAAATTGGAGGATGGTTATTTTCATGTTAAAGAACT GTTCTTATTAAATTTGAATCTATCGGGAAGTTTAGCACCAGAACTTGGACTTTTATCTAATTTGACGATACT AGATTTAATGTGGAACAACTTAACTGGTTCCATACCAAAGGAGATAGGCAACATATCAACATTACAACTTTT GCTTCTGAATGGCAATCAACTAACAGGTTCCTTACCATATGAGCTTGGTAACCTTTCAAACTTGGATAGGATACAAATTGATCAAAATCAGATTTCAGGAGAGATACCACTTTCATTTGCTAACTTGAGCAAAGCAAGACACTT CCATATGAATAATAATTTACTCAGCGGACAAATTCCCCCAGATTTGTATCGACTTCCGATACTTATTCACTT GTTGCTCGATAATAACAATTTATCAGGATATCTTCCGCCTCAATTGTCTGAAACACCACGTCTGAAAATCAT CCAGCTCGATAATAACAACTTTGAAGGAAGTACGATACCTGCTACGTACGGCAACATGTCTCGTCTGTTGAAGTT GAGTCTAAGGAACTGCAGTTTACAAGGACCTATTCCTGATTGGAGCAATTTGCCTGATATTGCTTACAT AGATTTGAGTTGGAACCAGCTTAATGGTTCTATACCACCAGGTGCTCTATCTGAAAATATCACAACCAT TGATCTCTCGAACAATAAGCTGAATGGAACCATTCCTGCCAGCTTTTCAAGGCTTCCTCTTCTACAGAAATT ATCACTTGCAAATAATTCCCTGAGTGGTTCTGTTCCATCAACCATCTGGCAAAATCGAATTTTAAACGAGACTGAGAGACTTCTTCT GGATTTTGCGTTCAACGAGTTTTCAAATATTTCGGGCACTCTTTTCGTCCCTCAAAATGTTTCCATCGG GCTTCAAGGAAATCCCGCATGCTCAAGTAGCAACCTGAGTCAATTTTGTGGGGGTCATGATGTAGATTTCAGCAATACCTCGGGCTttggaaatgtcaaaatttgTGATCCTCAATCATGCCCACCTCCATATGAGTATGCGCCAGTATCTCTTACCAACAGTTGCTTTTGTGCTGGTCCATTATATGTTGGATATCGATTGAAGAGTCCTGGGTTCTCAGATTTTCTTCCATATGCCAAAGCATTTGAGGTCTACCTAAGTTCCGGCCTTGGGTTGAATATCTATCAGCTTGATTTCGATTCCCTTGCATGGCAAAAGGGTCCTCGTCTCAGAATGTACCTAAAGATTTTTCCGTTGAATATCAACAACAGTGTTCGGTTATTTAACAGGACCGAAATCCTACGTATTCGTGGATTGTTTGGTGGATGGATGATTCCCGATAATGAAGTGTTTGGACCTTTTGAGCTTCTCAATTTCACTCTTTCTGATCTTTATCCAGATG AGTTTCCCTCATCATCATCCGGCACAAGCAAGGGTGCATTAGTAGGCATTATACTTGGGACAATAGCTGGTACAATTACTCTAACAGCACTTGTGGCACTCCTTCTCGTAAGGCGGTACTTAAAGAGAATGCAAACATCTTCAAAGAGACGCTTAC TTGCTAGGATCTCCAAAAAAATTGATGGCGTGAAAGATTTCACTTACGCAGAAATGGCATTGGCAACAAATAATTTTAATAGCTCAAGCCAGGTCGGAGAGGGAGGTTATGGAAAAGTTTATAGAGGTGTTCTTGCTGATGAAACAGTAGTGGCAATAAAGCGTGCTCAGGAGGGATCCCTACAGGGTGAAAAGGAGTTTCTGACAGAAATAGACCTATTGTCCAGGTTGCATCATCGGAACCTGGTATCATTGGTTGGATATTGTGATGAAGAAGGTGAACAG ATGTTGGTTTATGAGTTCATGAGTAGTGGCACCTTGAGGGACCACCTATCTG GGAAATCTAAAGTGCCTCTGAACTTTGCCACGAGAGTGAGAGTTGCGTTAGCTTCGGCCAGAGGCATCCTTTACCTTCATGCAGAAGCCAACCCTCCAATATTTCATCGGGATATCAAGTCGAGCAACATATTATTAGACTCTAAGCTTATTGCCAAGGTTGCTGATTTTGGATTATCTCGACTAGCTCCATTACCGGAGCTTGAAGGAGCCATGCCTGATCATGTGTCTACAGTAGTCAAAGGGACACCA GGATACCTTGATCCAGAATATTTTCTTACTCAAAAATTGACTGACAAAAGTGATGTTTATAGCCTCGGGGTCGTCTTTTTTGAGCTCTTAACTGGGATGCATCCAATATTTCATGGCAAAAACATCGTCAGGGAG GTCAACGTCGCATATAGTTCGGGCGTGATATTCTCTGTCATTGATGAACGGATGGGATCTTATCCTTCCGAGTGCGTGGAGAAGTTCGTGAATCTGGCTCTAAATTGTTGCCGAGATGACCCTGATGCCCGACCGTCCATGGCGAAAGTGGTCAGAGAACTTGAGAACATATGGTATATGATGCCCGAATCTGACACCAAGATAACAGAAACCTTAGTCACTGATCCTGGAAAGTTTGAGACTCCGGCTTCTTCAGCTTCTTCCTCGAAAGTTCCTTTCTTTTCACAAGATGTCTCAGGTAACGAGCTTGTCAGCGGCGTCTTCCCCACCGTTATCCCGAGGTGA
- the LOC142549931 gene encoding uncharacterized protein LOC142549931, with the protein MESSSAPPSLIVLEVNSMCCRAYEKKLKEELRKLDGVCSVSVDLENDRVSVKGRAVDSNLLVKTIEKTGKYAEIIHFSRSSKSNAYEKSKPYRNETDKCSHDTGNRARQHRNPCNNGHRFEKDEEEHKCEPYVPQEIDGRICRDFWCKQHKQRAIFHDKVPASASTGMFGHPFHNSGAPFHFSNNPWEHYGRHPGYNRRPPLPHGFGSGGYMPGFYDYGF; encoded by the exons ATGGAAAGCTCCAGTGCACCTCCGAGT CTTATTGTTCTGGAAGTGAACAGCATGTGTTGCAGAGCATATGAGAAAAAACTGAAGGAAGAGTTGCGGAAACTTGATG GGGTTTGTTCAGTCTCCGTAGATCTAGAAAACGATCGTGTTTCGGTGAAAGGCAGAGCAGTTGATTCAAATTTATTAGTGAAAACAATTGAGAAAACAGGGAAATATGCAGAAATCATTCACTTCAGTCGGAGCAGCAAATCAAATGCTTACGAAAAATCCAAGCCCTACCGAAACGAGACTGACAAATGCTCGCACGACACCGGAAATCGTGCTCGACAGCACAGAAATCCTTGCAACAACGGCCACAGATTCGAAAAAGACGAAGAAGAGCATAAATGCGAACCCTACGTGCCTCAAGAGATCGACGGGCGAATTTGCAGAGATTTCTGGTGCAAACAGCATAAACAGAGAGCGATTTTTCACGATAAAGTGCCTGCTAGTGCGAGTACAGGAATGTTCGGGCATCCGTTTCACAATTCGGGTGCGCCGTTTCATTTCTCCAATAATCCATGGGAGCATTATGGCCGCCACCCCGGATACAACCGGAGGCCGCCGCTGCCGCACGGCTTCGGTTCAGGTGGGTATATGCCTGGATTTTATGATTATGGGTTTTAA